GTGCAGCCGCCCCTACAACTGGGGCGGAGTCATCATGCAGATGAACGTGGCCGTCTTCTTCGTCGGGTTCGCGACCTCGTGGAGTTGGCTGCTCTCGAAGTGGATCGCGTCACCCTCTTCCAGCACGAAGTGCTCGTCGCTGGTGAGCGTGATCTCGATGGCCCCCGTCAGCACGTAGTACCACTCCTCGCGGGCCGCCTCGAGACGGACTGCCGCGAGCCTCTCACCGGGCGCCATCGTGCGGTGGAACGGCAGCATCTGCCAGTCCCGATACGGCGTCAGTAACACAACCTCGACGCCGGTATCCATCCATGGGACC
This region of Longimicrobiales bacterium genomic DNA includes:
- a CDS encoding XRE family transcriptional regulator — its product is MKVGAALRRRRNELGMTLRELAGEAELTSGFLSQVENDRVSPSLKSLGRIAEVLHIPLFQLLSTNAGNPVVRSGERVAVPWMDTGVEVVLLTPYRDWQMLPFHRTMAPGERLAAVRLEAAREEWYYVLTGAIEITLTSDEHFVLEEGDAIHFESSQLHEVANPTKKTATFICMMTPPQL